From Elaeis guineensis isolate ETL-2024a chromosome 16, EG11, whole genome shotgun sequence, a single genomic window includes:
- the LOC105059436 gene encoding uncharacterized protein yields MAAVSSFSTTITATAATGGQRNPPPFLSKTLNPPNPSFLHLRSNQTLAPVSISITPQSSKKRASFSRIRAASSSLDPDPGSLTHHSRTLKSRLAAGETLYGLFLLSFSPSLAEIAGLAGYDYVVVDMEHGPGGIAEALPCLRALAAAHTPAILRLPEPSAAWAKKALDLGPQGLMFPMIETPADAELAVSYSRFPPRGVRGSAHTVVRASAYGIDDGYLARVEEELLVMCQVETVAGVAEIEAIAAVEGVDVVQMGPLDLSASMGYLWDPGNRKVREVMKDAERRVLGMRKKVVAAEAAAEGGSGERGPYLGGFAMPHDRPEDMKMRGYHMVAGAVDLGIFRQAVVEDVRRFRSAEVEIGEEDDEDEAKDEEYWSE; encoded by the coding sequence ATGGCGGCCGTCTCCTCCTTCTCCACCACCATCACCGCCACCGCTGCCACCGGTGGCCAAAGAAACCCCCCTCCCTTCTTGTCCAAAACCCTAAATCCCCCAAACCCCTCTTTCCTCCACCTCAGATCCAATCAAACCCTCGCTCCTGTCTCCATCTCCATCACCCCCCAATCTTCCAAGAAACGAGCCTccttttctcgaattagagccgcctCCTCCTCCCTGGATCCAGATCCCGGCTCCCTCACTCACCATTCGCGGACCCTCAAGTCCCGCCTCGCCGCCGGCGAGACCCTCTACGGCCTCTTCCTCTTGAGCTTCTCCCCGTCCCTCGCCGAGATTGCCGGACTGGCCGGGTACGACTACGTGGTCGTCGACATGGAACACGGCCCCGGCGGCATCGCCGAGGCCCTCCCCTGCCTCCGCGCCCTCGCTGCCGCCCACACTCCAGCCATCCTCCGCCTCCCGGAGCCCTCCGCAGCCTGGGCCAAGAAGGCCCTCGACCTCGGCCCCCAGGGCCTCATGTTCCCCATGATCGAAACCCCCGCCGACGCCGAGCTCGCTGTCTCCTACTCCCGCTTCCCTCCGCGTGGCGTCCGGGGGTCCGCCCACACGGTTGTGCGCGCCTCCGCCTACGGCATTGACGACGGGTACCTGGCACGGGTGGAGGAGGAGCTGCTGGTGATGTGCCAGGTGGAGACGGTGGCGGGCGTGGCGGAGATCGAGGCGATCGCCGCCGTCGAGGGGGTCGACGTGGTGCAGATGGGGCCTTTGGATCTGAGCGCGAGCATGGGGTATCTGTGGGATCCGGGGAACCGGAAGGTGAGGGAGGTGATGAAGGACGCAGAGAGGAGGGTTCTGGGGATGAGGAAGAAGGTTGTGGCGGCGGAGGCGGCAGCGGAGGGCGGCAGCGGCGAAAGGGGGCCGTACCTTGGGGGGTTTGCGATGCCGCACGATCGGCCGGAGGATATGAAGATGAGAGGGTATCATATGGTGGCCGGGGCGGTGGATCTGGGGATATTCCGGCAGGCGGTGGTGGAGGACGTGCGGCGGTTCCGGAGCGCGGAGGTGGAGATCGGGGAGGAGGACGACGAGGACGAGGCCAAGGACGAGGAGTACTGGAGCGAGTGA